In Glycine max cultivar Williams 82 chromosome 7, Glycine_max_v4.0, whole genome shotgun sequence, a single window of DNA contains:
- the LOC100781776 gene encoding uncharacterized protein, with protein sequence MISKKNDMLQYPAKKLKLFEPRCSDGAKEAGVGFMKRPCLFVVMDDLKVIPMTTTSSIEYLQKLEEENVELDDLVEIRKRLEALNLLRASLTSDKAAFTRSLFYLLKKWKCQRCIPFYGVYVCKKKRNTKKKVMKEKESER encoded by the exons atgatttcaaagaaaaatgatatGCTACAATATCCAGCAAAAAAACTGAAACTTTTTGAGCCAAGGTGTTCTGATGGAGCAAAAGAAGCTGGTGTGGGATTTATGAAGAGGCCGTGTCTATTTGTTGTGATGGATGATCTGAAAGTGATACCAATGACAACTACTTCTAGCATTGAGTATCTGCAAAAGCTGGAGGAGGAGAATGTCGAGTTGGATGATTTGGTGGAAATCAGGAAGAGACTCGAG GCACTAAACCTGTTGAGGGCTTCTTTGACATCCGACAAAGCTGCTTTCACACGCAGCTTGTTCTACCTATTGAAGAAGTGGAAATGCCAAAGGTGCATTCCCTTTTATGGTGTATATGTatgcaagaaaaagagaaacacaaagaaaaaagtaatgaaagagaaagaaagtgagAGATAA
- the LOC100808841 gene encoding 3-methyl-2-oxobutanoate hydroxymethyltransferase 2, mitochondrial isoform X1: protein MACLLRARNPCYSLMRRIRIRCMSNVPENTVYSGPTSQSSTKRVTLSQLRQKHRASQPITMVTAYDYPAAVHLDTAGVDICLVGDSAAMVVHGHDTTLPITLEEMLVHCRAVARGAKTPLLVGDLAFGTYESSSNQVMLAVDTAVRMLKEGGMDAIKLEGGSPSRIVAAKAIVEAGIAVMGHVGLTPQAISVLGGFRPQGKNVASAVKVVETALALQEAGCFSVVLECVPAPVAAATTATLQIPTIGIGAGPFCSGQVLVYHDLLGMLQHPHHAKVTPKFCKQYARVGDVINKALLEYKEDVINGSFPDAHHSPYKISKTDADVFSTELQRLGLDKAASAASEAVQKMDTTKSTSEGKQTK, encoded by the exons ATGGCGTGTTTGTTGAGAGCGAGAAACCCCTGTTACTCTCTGATGAGGCGCATTCGAATCCGGTGCATGAGCAACGTTCCCGAGAACACGGTGTATTCGGGGCCCACCTCGCAGAGCTCGACCAAGCGCGTCACGCTGAGCCAGTTGCGCCAGAAGCACCGCGCCTCCCAGCCCATCACCATGGTCACCGCCTACGACTACCCCGCCGCGGTGCACCTCGATACCGCCGGCGTCGACATCTGTCTCGTCGGCGACTCTGCGGCGATGGTGGTCCACGGCCATGACACCACTCTCCCCATCACGCTCGAGGAGATGCTCGTCCACTGCCGCGCCGTGGCGCGTGGAGCCAAGACGCCGCTTCTCGTTGGGGACTTGGCTTTTGGGACCTACGAGTCCAGCTCCAATCAGGTCATGCTC GCGGTGGATACTGCGGTTCGTATGTTGAAAGAAGGGGGAATGGATGCCATAAAACTGGAGGGAGGGTCGCCTTCGAGAATTGTTGCAGCAAAGGCTATTGTTGAGGCTGGAATTGCTGTCATGGGCCATGTAGGCCTTACTCCCCAGGCCATTAGTGTTTTAGGGGGGTTTAGACCTCAAGGAAAGAATGTTGCTAGTGCTGTCAAG GTTGTAGAGACAGCGTTGGCTTTACAAGAAGCAGGGTGCTTTTCCGTTGTTCTAGAGTGTGTGCCTGCACCGGTTGCGGCTGCAACCACGGCAACCCTTCAAATTCCTACAATTGGAATTGGGGCTGGACCCTTTTGCAGTGGACAA GTGCTAGTTTACCATGATCTGCTTGGTATGCTACAACACCCTCACCATGCAAAG GTTACTCCAAAATTTTGTAAGCAGTATGCACGTGTAGGAGATGTCATCAATAAAGCCTTACTGGAGTATAAGGAGGACGTGATAAATGGTTCATTTCCTGATGCTCACCATAGTCCATACAAAATCAGCAAAACAGATGCAGATGTTTTCTCAACTGAGTTGCAAAGGTTAGGTCTAGACAAGGCAGCATCTGCAGCATCTGAAGCAGTTCAGAAGATGGATACAACCAAATCAACTAGTGAagggaaacaaacaaaataa
- the LOC100808841 gene encoding 3-methyl-2-oxobutanoate hydroxymethyltransferase 2, mitochondrial isoform X2, with product MACLLRARNPCYSLMRRIRIRCMSNVPENTVYSGPTSQSSTKRVTLSQLRQKHRASQPITMVTAYDYPAAVHLDTAGVDICLVGDSAAMVVHGHDTTLPITLEEMLVHCRAVARGAKTPLLVGDLAFGTYESSSNQAVDTAVRMLKEGGMDAIKLEGGSPSRIVAAKAIVEAGIAVMGHVGLTPQAISVLGGFRPQGKNVASAVKVVETALALQEAGCFSVVLECVPAPVAAATTATLQIPTIGIGAGPFCSGQVLVYHDLLGMLQHPHHAKVTPKFCKQYARVGDVINKALLEYKEDVINGSFPDAHHSPYKISKTDADVFSTELQRLGLDKAASAASEAVQKMDTTKSTSEGKQTK from the exons ATGGCGTGTTTGTTGAGAGCGAGAAACCCCTGTTACTCTCTGATGAGGCGCATTCGAATCCGGTGCATGAGCAACGTTCCCGAGAACACGGTGTATTCGGGGCCCACCTCGCAGAGCTCGACCAAGCGCGTCACGCTGAGCCAGTTGCGCCAGAAGCACCGCGCCTCCCAGCCCATCACCATGGTCACCGCCTACGACTACCCCGCCGCGGTGCACCTCGATACCGCCGGCGTCGACATCTGTCTCGTCGGCGACTCTGCGGCGATGGTGGTCCACGGCCATGACACCACTCTCCCCATCACGCTCGAGGAGATGCTCGTCCACTGCCGCGCCGTGGCGCGTGGAGCCAAGACGCCGCTTCTCGTTGGGGACTTGGCTTTTGGGACCTACGAGTCCAGCTCCAATCAG GCGGTGGATACTGCGGTTCGTATGTTGAAAGAAGGGGGAATGGATGCCATAAAACTGGAGGGAGGGTCGCCTTCGAGAATTGTTGCAGCAAAGGCTATTGTTGAGGCTGGAATTGCTGTCATGGGCCATGTAGGCCTTACTCCCCAGGCCATTAGTGTTTTAGGGGGGTTTAGACCTCAAGGAAAGAATGTTGCTAGTGCTGTCAAG GTTGTAGAGACAGCGTTGGCTTTACAAGAAGCAGGGTGCTTTTCCGTTGTTCTAGAGTGTGTGCCTGCACCGGTTGCGGCTGCAACCACGGCAACCCTTCAAATTCCTACAATTGGAATTGGGGCTGGACCCTTTTGCAGTGGACAA GTGCTAGTTTACCATGATCTGCTTGGTATGCTACAACACCCTCACCATGCAAAG GTTACTCCAAAATTTTGTAAGCAGTATGCACGTGTAGGAGATGTCATCAATAAAGCCTTACTGGAGTATAAGGAGGACGTGATAAATGGTTCATTTCCTGATGCTCACCATAGTCCATACAAAATCAGCAAAACAGATGCAGATGTTTTCTCAACTGAGTTGCAAAGGTTAGGTCTAGACAAGGCAGCATCTGCAGCATCTGAAGCAGTTCAGAAGATGGATACAACCAAATCAACTAGTGAagggaaacaaacaaaataa
- the LOC106799424 gene encoding zinc finger BED domain-containing protein RICESLEEPER 2-like, which yields MKIYENERATTLKLLDSLDGRVAITSDMWTSTSQKRGYMAITAHYVDGCWNLQSQILRFIYVPAPHTSDRLCNVLTDCLMDWNIDTKLSTITLDNCTTNDAMIDKIKDKLHLGSLLRDGSLLHMRCCAHILNLIVKDGLEVVKEGVENIRDSVAYWTATPKRKEKFEETAKQLRIPYTKNLALDCPTRWNSTYKMLEIAIGYEDVFCRLKQRESQYTCLPSTLQWQFAKDICGRLKLFNTITELFSSTKHPTANLYFPNICEIKLAIKQWITSPNPMIQQMAKNMMIKFDKYWGVIHNVMGVATVLDPRYKMELLEYYYEKLYEHDSFTQVRGIQQLCYDLVSDYQMKMNKGSFGSNVGDVTGSEVVGDALSEYDRFIIRKKRARSSYVKSELDHYLEEDVLPRAVDFDILMWWKFNGVKYPTLQAIAKDILAIPVSTVASESAFSTGGQVLSLHRSRLQWTTLEALMCARSWLWSAENTGSMSYKVVAECANVMNEMVSDDEGEMMGAASVTNLEE from the exons ATGAAAATCTATGAGAATGAACGAGCAACAACTTTGAAGTTGTTGGATAGTCTTGATGGAAGAGTGGCCATTACATCAGACATGTGGACTTCAACAAGTCAGAAGAGGGGGTATATGGCTATTACAGCTCATTACGTTGATGGTTGTTGGAACTTACAAAGTCAAATTTTGAg GTTCATCTATGTTCCTGCTCCTCATACAAGTGATAGACTTTGCAATGTATTGACTGATTGTTTGATGGATTGGAATATTGACACAAAACTGTCCACTATCACCCTAGATAATTGTACCACAAATGATGCtatgattgataaaattaaggataaattgcACTTAGGTAGTTTGCTTAGGGATGGATCTTTACTTCACATGCGTTGTTGTGCTCACATCCTTAATTTGATAGTAAAAGATGGGTTGGAAGTGGTGAAAGAAGGTGTAGAAAATATTCGGGATAGTGTAGCATATTGGACAGCAACACCCAAGAGGAAGGAAAAATTTGAGGAAACGGCTAAACAATTGAGAATCCCTTACACTAAAAATTTGGCATTAGACTGTCCAACTAGATGGAACTCAACTTATAAAATGCTTGAAATTGCCATAGGATATGAGGATGTATTTTGTCGATTAAAGCAACGAGAGTCTCAATATACTTGTTTGCCAAGTACTTTACAGTGGCAATTTGCAAAGGATATTTGTGGGAGATTGAAGTTGTTCAATACTATCACTGAATTATTTTCTTCTACTAAACATCCAACTGCTAATTTGTATTTTCCAAATATATGTGAGATTAAGTTGGCAATCAAACAATGGATTACCTCTCCTAACCCAATGATTCAACAAATGGCAAAAAAtatgatgatcaaatttgataaatattgggGTGTGATTCATAATGTGATGGGAGTTGCCACTGTTTTAGATCCTAGGTACAAGATGGAGTTGCTTGagtattattatgaaaaattgtatGAGCATGACTCTTTTACTCAAGTGAGGGGCATTCAACAATTGTGTTATGACTTAGTTTCTGATTACCAAATGAAAATGAACAAAGGCTCTTTTGGTAGTAATGTTGGTGATGTTACTGGTAGTGAAGTTGTTGGTGATGCATTATCTGAGTATGATAgatttataataagaaaaaaaagggctAGAAGTTCTTATGTTAAATCAGAGTTAGACCACTATTTAGAAGAAGATGTTTTACCAAGAGCTGTTGACTTTGATATTTTGATGTGGTGGAAGTTTAATGGTGTCAAGTATCCAACACTTCAAGCAATTGCTAAGGATATATTAGCTATTCCAGTATCTACCGTAGCTTCAGAATCTGCATTTAGCACTGGTGGTCAAGTATTAAGCCTACATCGTAGTAGACTTCAATGGACTACTTTAGAGGCTTTAATGTGCGCTAGAAGTTGGTTGTGGAGTGCTGAAAATACGG GTTCTATGAGCTATAAAGTTGTTGCTGAATGTGCTAATGTAATGAATGAAATGGTTTCAGATGATGAAG GTGAAATGATGGGTGCTGCTAGTGTCACTAATTTGGAGGAATGA